From a single Armatimonadota bacterium genomic region:
- a CDS encoding sulfatase-like hydrolase/transferase: MSKPNVVIIMTDQQRADLCKREGFPLDTTPFLDLLARRGVWFNKAYTSMPVCAPARVSMLTGRWPSAHRVRTNHNIEDAYYTEDLFDVFRRHGYSTALIGKNHSHLSPEKCDFWFECGHLGIHGNGLSQQERAFNKWMEETHFHMSLEPTPFPLECQIPYRLVSKAEEWVKSIGRRPFLLWLSFPEPHNPYQVPEPYWSMFPPEILPLPRADESTLEVKGFKYCWCRACFELAFPGFKEQIPRARASYLGMLRLLDDQIRRFVEFLDAQRLLEDTIIVFLSDHGDFVGEYGLLRKGPGLAEVLVRIPVQFVGPGVRRIENPHPAHVSIVDIMPTLCEAVGIQLPDGVQGRSLWPLLTGEGYPEGEFNSAYVEHGFGGLHYTGDEDLDPTTDGLTVSTFDGSCTLDKANWGAFDCLNSWTQSGTMAMVRKEDWKLIFDMDGREQLYNIIDDPLELCNFSIVLAQGMSNNMTARKNDFEEVLVRCGSVRGKELARRLCHNEKNSVAMLYRVERELIGEMLKWRLRVQDSLPLPRRRYVLKRHPRGYWEEQSSNYCT; this comes from the coding sequence GTGAGCAAGCCCAATGTTGTTATTATCATGACAGATCAACAGCGAGCAGACTTGTGTAAAAGGGAAGGTTTTCCACTTGACACTACCCCATTCCTTGATTTGCTTGCACGGCGTGGGGTTTGGTTCAACAAGGCGTATACTTCTATGCCCGTATGTGCGCCGGCAAGGGTAAGCATGCTTACTGGAAGGTGGCCAAGTGCCCATCGGGTCAGGACAAACCACAACATAGAGGATGCATACTATACCGAGGACCTTTTCGATGTCTTTAGAAGGCATGGATACTCTACTGCCCTTATTGGCAAGAACCATTCGCACCTTTCGCCTGAAAAATGCGACTTTTGGTTTGAGTGCGGCCACCTGGGAATTCATGGAAATGGTCTCTCTCAGCAGGAGAGAGCCTTCAACAAGTGGATGGAGGAAACCCATTTCCACATGTCCCTTGAACCAACGCCATTTCCACTTGAGTGCCAGATTCCTTATCGTTTAGTTTCAAAGGCTGAGGAATGGGTCAAGTCAATTGGAAGGCGGCCATTCCTCCTGTGGCTTAGCTTTCCCGAGCCGCACAATCCTTATCAAGTTCCTGAGCCGTATTGGTCAATGTTCCCGCCTGAGATTCTGCCATTGCCCCGGGCGGATGAGAGTACTTTGGAGGTAAAAGGATTTAAGTACTGCTGGTGCCGCGCGTGTTTCGAGCTAGCGTTCCCAGGCTTTAAAGAACAAATACCACGGGCTAGGGCTAGCTATTTAGGGATGCTTCGCTTACTTGATGATCAAATTAGACGCTTTGTTGAGTTCCTAGATGCTCAGAGATTGCTTGAGGATACAATTATAGTTTTTCTTTCCGACCACGGTGATTTTGTTGGCGAGTATGGGCTTCTTCGCAAAGGCCCGGGGCTGGCGGAGGTGCTTGTGAGAATACCAGTGCAGTTTGTTGGGCCTGGGGTTCGGCGTATTGAGAATCCACACCCAGCCCATGTCTCAATTGTTGACATCATGCCGACGCTTTGCGAGGCGGTTGGCATCCAACTTCCAGATGGAGTTCAAGGAAGGAGTCTGTGGCCATTGTTAACAGGCGAAGGTTATCCAGAGGGAGAATTTAACAGCGCCTATGTGGAGCATGGTTTTGGTGGGCTTCATTATACGGGGGACGAAGATCTTGATCCAACTACCGATGGACTAACGGTAAGTACTTTTGATGGGTCTTGTACTTTAGATAAGGCTAATTGGGGAGCTTTTGACTGCCTGAACTCGTGGACGCAAAGTGGCACGATGGCAATGGTGCGTAAGGAAGATTGGAAGCTTATTTTTGATATGGATGGGCGTGAACAGCTCTACAACATTATTGACGATCCCTTGGAGCTATGTAATTTTTCCATTGTCCTCGCTCAAGGCATGTCTAATAACATGACTGCACGAAAGAACGATTTTGAGGAGGTCCTCGTTCGTTGTGGAAGCGTGCGAGGGAAAGAGTTGGCAAGAAGACTTTGTCATAATGAAAAAAATTCGGTTGCGATGCTGTATCGGGTGGAAAGGGAATTGATTGGGGAGATGTTGAAATGGCGGCTTCGCGTACAGGATTCTTTGCCTCTTCCAAGACGGCGTTATGTATTAAAGCGGCATCCTAGAGGCTATTGGGAAGAGCAAAGCTCCAATTATTGCACATGA
- a CDS encoding DegT/DnrJ/EryC1/StrS family aminotransferase, giving the protein MEEKKKYTGADTEGGITSSYSVDDGVVLKVPYSFFGSIYDEEERNAAWAAMQQDTLTMGPQVAAFQKEFAEMCGVKYAFATSNCTTAMHVCTQALGIGPGDEVIVTPNTFIATSLVLLKEGARPVFADIDPRTFNIDPNQIEDKITSRTRAIYVVHYGGQMCDMDPIMGIARKYNLAVLEDCAHAPGAEYKGRKAGSIGDFGCFSFHSLKNMTACGEGGMITTNRDDMVDAIEKLRCMNLQPWENQTDYWIPSHFNVVDVNGKWGCNYRMNEVQAAVGRVQLKKLPMLNEKRREIGRRITEGIKGIKGVTPVYEDPNCTHVYHLYTVCIEEEELGASRDDFMRVLYREEGIQGILHYQPTYHFDGLKKLGYGDHLCPVHENFFYRREFNIPMHPRLTEREIEDMIAGIRNTAEKVRKRL; this is encoded by the coding sequence ATGGAAGAAAAGAAGAAATACACGGGGGCCGATACCGAAGGCGGTATCACCAGCAGTTACAGCGTTGATGACGGAGTCGTTTTGAAGGTTCCATATTCGTTTTTTGGCTCAATATATGACGAAGAAGAGCGAAATGCAGCATGGGCGGCAATGCAGCAAGACACATTGACGATGGGACCACAGGTAGCCGCATTCCAAAAAGAGTTTGCGGAAATGTGCGGAGTGAAATATGCCTTCGCTACTTCAAACTGTACGACAGCTATGCATGTTTGCACCCAGGCTTTGGGGATTGGCCCCGGCGATGAGGTTATTGTCACACCGAACACCTTTATTGCTACTTCGCTTGTTTTATTGAAAGAAGGTGCGCGGCCAGTTTTCGCAGACATCGATCCAAGGACTTTCAATATTGACCCAAATCAGATTGAGGACAAGATTACAAGTCGAACTAGGGCTATTTACGTTGTTCATTATGGGGGACAGATGTGCGACATGGATCCAATTATGGGGATTGCGCGGAAATATAATCTTGCAGTGCTCGAGGATTGTGCGCACGCTCCTGGTGCTGAATATAAAGGGCGCAAGGCTGGTAGCATTGGCGACTTTGGATGTTTCAGTTTTCACTCCCTAAAAAACATGACCGCATGCGGGGAGGGTGGCATGATAACCACCAATCGCGATGATATGGTAGATGCCATCGAAAAACTTCGTTGCATGAATCTTCAGCCTTGGGAGAATCAAACCGATTATTGGATTCCATCTCATTTCAATGTCGTGGACGTAAACGGCAAATGGGGTTGCAATTATCGTATGAATGAAGTTCAGGCGGCGGTAGGGCGAGTTCAGCTCAAAAAGCTTCCAATGCTAAATGAGAAGCGCAGGGAGATTGGACGAAGGATTACCGAAGGAATCAAGGGAATAAAGGGAGTAACTCCGGTTTATGAAGACCCGAATTGCACGCATGTTTATCACCTCTATACTGTTTGTATTGAGGAAGAAGAGCTAGGTGCCAGCCGGGATGACTTTATGCGTGTTCTCTACCGGGAGGAAGGGATTCAGGGTATTCTTCACTACCAGCCGACATATCATTTTGATGGCTTGAAGAAACTCGGATATGGCGACCACCTTTGCCCTGTGCATGAGAACTTTTTCTATCGGCGAGAGTTTAACATACCAATGCATCCTCGACTGACCGAGCGTGAGATTGAGGATATGATAGCAGGGATTCGAAATACAGCGGAAAAGGTGCGGAAGAGGTTGTAA
- a CDS encoding PQQ-binding-like beta-propeller repeat protein: MRLNRINFCYTGVLLLLVAIHAFGLTITGKVFVDVDGDGLAGARDIPLDKVAVSDGWEVVLTDGSGNYSLETEGGRIVFVSLPKGYRPAKSFFSKVGEVKRIDFPMVPWPESLSKTLRFVQITDIHVNNEETVKTFSEDIDEINALTPKPAFVILTGDLVNVGSNIEEYENYVRAISRFKIPFFNVFGNHDACRGEDRLANYHKFLGPDYYSFNVGDYHILVINCLDFDANNVQKEWIAKDLAASPKGTRLIFAQHFWPGREQLKYFASLGGLLIVSGHWHGNRVSNGNGILDLNTPPLRFGGIDRNARGFRIVEISGEEASSELRLAGFHENVTVVSPAGYSFAPKGNLKLLVNAYDTRSKITKVECEVGKRKTSLKPAGSWSWIGEIKVDSQSSDAQKLIATVTDISGRTWKTESAFQAIDNMPSIITGTDWPQFHGDHHHLGSSSGRVCPPLRLAWAAHAGGFIGISSPVVGEGLVFVGTNDLGNLKDCGVYAFDAKSGKLRWRFKTDSAVKNSVAFSKGRVFAISVTGYLYSLDAQNGRLLWKQGLRAENERWEIAAPVVFANVVYAGGTTYLAAFKADSGERLWEVDLGGLDWWPSCPLTPMISGSQLIITSRTGAFGIDRKTGKKIWELDGNFRGCSAVGEFIYAIRNGFPVAINPIDGKIVWESTEKLGDSASTPAISGETMVVGDADGRICAFSTKDGKLLWTFQTGPSVSSLQPYKRGGSDVNSSPAISGNTVYIGASDGKLYALSLTSGEELWSHNLGVPIASSPAISGNAVYIGAYDGNVYAFIGQ; this comes from the coding sequence ATGCGTCTGAATAGAATCAATTTTTGTTATACAGGGGTCCTCCTTTTATTGGTTGCAATCCATGCTTTTGGATTAACAATCACCGGCAAAGTATTCGTGGATGTAGACGGCGATGGATTGGCCGGGGCAAGAGATATCCCCCTTGACAAGGTAGCCGTCTCCGATGGATGGGAAGTAGTACTAACCGATGGTTCGGGCAATTACTCTCTGGAAACCGAAGGCGGCCGCATTGTTTTTGTGTCTCTACCAAAAGGCTATCGACCTGCGAAGAGTTTTTTTAGCAAGGTTGGGGAGGTAAAGCGCATCGATTTCCCTATGGTTCCCTGGCCAGAATCCCTCTCAAAGACCTTGCGTTTCGTCCAAATTACCGACATTCATGTGAATAATGAAGAAACCGTCAAGACGTTTAGCGAAGACATAGATGAGATCAACGCACTTACCCCAAAACCTGCTTTTGTAATCCTTACTGGGGATTTGGTTAATGTGGGTTCAAATATTGAGGAATACGAAAACTACGTACGCGCTATCTCACGATTTAAAATCCCCTTTTTTAACGTCTTTGGAAATCACGATGCATGCAGAGGAGAAGACCGCCTGGCGAATTATCACAAATTCCTTGGGCCAGATTACTATTCGTTTAATGTTGGGGACTATCATATATTAGTCATAAATTGCCTAGACTTCGATGCAAATAATGTACAGAAAGAGTGGATTGCAAAAGACTTGGCGGCTTCTCCCAAAGGAACGCGGCTAATCTTTGCACAACATTTCTGGCCCGGCCGTGAGCAACTAAAATATTTCGCAAGCCTCGGAGGACTCCTTATTGTTTCAGGACACTGGCACGGAAATCGAGTAAGCAATGGAAATGGGATACTCGACCTGAACACCCCACCACTCAGGTTTGGAGGGATTGACCGCAATGCCCGCGGTTTCAGAATAGTAGAGATTTCTGGCGAAGAGGCATCAAGCGAACTAAGGCTCGCAGGTTTTCACGAGAATGTTACCGTAGTAAGTCCGGCCGGATATTCCTTTGCTCCAAAAGGCAACCTAAAGCTATTAGTAAATGCATATGACACGCGCTCAAAAATTACAAAAGTCGAATGCGAAGTAGGCAAACGAAAAACTTCGCTAAAACCAGCTGGCAGTTGGAGCTGGATAGGCGAGATTAAAGTAGATTCTCAATCCAGCGACGCCCAAAAGCTTATCGCCACCGTAACTGACATAAGCGGCCGGACGTGGAAAACTGAATCCGCATTTCAAGCAATAGATAATATGCCCTCCATCATAACAGGAACAGATTGGCCTCAATTCCATGGCGACCACCACCATCTTGGTAGTTCTTCCGGCCGCGTTTGTCCACCTTTGAGATTAGCATGGGCCGCGCATGCGGGAGGATTCATTGGAATATCATCTCCCGTAGTTGGAGAGGGTCTAGTTTTTGTGGGCACCAACGATCTTGGCAATTTAAAAGACTGCGGTGTTTATGCATTCGACGCTAAAAGTGGAAAGCTTAGATGGCGCTTTAAAACCGATAGCGCAGTCAAGAATTCGGTTGCATTCTCCAAAGGCCGAGTATTTGCCATAAGCGTAACAGGTTACCTATACTCTCTTGATGCACAAAATGGACGGCTTCTGTGGAAGCAAGGTTTGAGAGCTGAAAACGAACGATGGGAAATCGCCGCTCCTGTGGTGTTTGCAAATGTCGTCTATGCGGGTGGAACAACTTACTTGGCGGCATTCAAAGCTGACAGTGGGGAGCGGCTTTGGGAGGTGGACCTAGGCGGCCTTGATTGGTGGCCAAGTTGTCCACTTACGCCAATGATTTCAGGTAGCCAACTAATTATTACATCGCGTACTGGAGCATTTGGAATAGACCGAAAGACGGGCAAAAAAATCTGGGAACTGGACGGCAATTTTCGGGGTTGCTCAGCAGTCGGCGAATTCATCTACGCCATACGAAATGGATTTCCTGTCGCAATCAATCCCATAGATGGAAAAATCGTTTGGGAAAGCACTGAAAAACTCGGCGACAGTGCATCAACACCTGCAATCTCAGGAGAAACAATGGTCGTCGGTGATGCAGATGGACGCATATGTGCTTTCTCTACAAAGGATGGAAAGCTCCTTTGGACCTTCCAAACGGGTCCAAGTGTCTCTTCCCTCCAGCCATACAAGCGGGGCGGCAGCGATGTCAATTCTTCACCTGCCATTTCTGGCAACACAGTGTACATTGGCGCAAGTGACGGCAAATTGTATGCCCTATCGCTTACAAGCGGTGAGGAACTTTGGAGCCACAACCTTGGTGTTCCAATTGCATCCTCGCCAGCTATTTCGGGAAATGCGGTCTATATCGGCGCCTATGATGGAAATGTCTACGCATTCATAGGGCAATAA
- a CDS encoding DUF4838 domain-containing protein, with product MLNYSNKRLLCFSIMVLALIVGIKRVNPYPSQFSLAGGVGVGILNPARFGLHAVPNQHGDLTGELILARNSQTDYSIVVPRGLPASAPEMTAARELQKYLGQVTGAYFSIVSEQVAKANGGKILIGQSRTVRRLLVDVDWDALGHDGIIIRTVGDSLILAGGKPRGTLYAVYTFLEDIVGVRWWTSTESYIPIKKTLIIPKLDIVYKPKILYREAFYEDTNANPLFAVKLRLNGHFTPIPKEYGGHYSILGWCHTFYSLLPPQIYFPKHPEWYSEINGKRTADWAQLCLSNEEMREELTRKALDWIRKNPDAGIISISQNDWHGYCQCAKCKAVDQEEGSPSGSLIRFINKVAEDIEKEFPNMLVETLAYQYTRKPPLHVKPRKNVVVRLCSIECNFLCPLDSDYNASFRDDVRKWAAIAPNLYIWNYVTNFAAYIQPHPNMRSLVPDIRFFAANNAIGVFEQGNPGCTIGDFDKLRVWVIAHALWNPDADDKALVREFLNGYYGAAGPYLRRYLDLIHNSAENTGMHLSCYNTDLRFLPLSVMNEAMRLFNKAQEAVKSDPVLSARVRRERLVLDHVWLIRYHELKQEAVANGIPFEGPDDPMKLCREFIQLAREYGNRNATEGQSFESYVPALEARFITPPTPEELTNLPSDDKIEFQESAMQLIGVNEGWVQAVSDPSASNGSAARMPGGHAQWATQLHITDTLAKKLQGEWRCYVVIRCETGDKGGLFQCGIYDANRGHVALFRPFAAKVDESHYKTYYLGIHALRPGMYLWVSSLGDLNSLKAIYIDRFVLVKDEQK from the coding sequence ATGTTAAATTACTCAAACAAACGGCTGTTGTGTTTTTCAATTATGGTGCTTGCGTTGATTGTGGGAATCAAGCGGGTGAACCCTTATCCTAGCCAATTTTCATTGGCAGGAGGCGTGGGTGTTGGAATTCTTAATCCCGCGCGATTCGGTTTGCATGCTGTTCCGAATCAGCATGGGGATTTAACGGGAGAGCTGATACTTGCGCGGAATAGTCAGACTGACTACTCAATTGTCGTTCCAAGGGGTTTGCCTGCATCGGCTCCGGAGATGACGGCTGCAAGAGAACTGCAGAAGTACCTTGGGCAGGTGACCGGAGCATACTTTTCCATAGTTAGTGAGCAGGTTGCAAAGGCAAATGGCGGCAAAATTCTTATAGGCCAGAGCCGAACTGTAAGGCGCCTTTTGGTGGATGTGGATTGGGACGCGCTGGGGCATGACGGTATTATCATTCGGACCGTGGGCGATTCCCTTATCCTCGCCGGTGGGAAGCCAAGAGGAACTTTGTACGCTGTATACACTTTCCTCGAGGATATCGTAGGTGTTCGCTGGTGGACTAGCACTGAAAGTTACATCCCAATAAAGAAAACCCTCATCATACCCAAGCTTGATATAGTTTATAAGCCTAAAATTCTCTATCGCGAGGCATTTTATGAAGATACAAACGCTAATCCGTTGTTTGCTGTAAAGCTTAGGCTGAATGGGCATTTTACGCCGATTCCAAAGGAGTATGGCGGGCATTATTCAATACTCGGTTGGTGTCATACCTTTTATTCATTGTTGCCTCCCCAAATCTATTTCCCAAAACACCCGGAATGGTATAGCGAAATAAACGGCAAAAGAACTGCAGACTGGGCGCAACTTTGTCTTTCCAATGAAGAAATGCGCGAGGAGCTTACACGGAAGGCGCTCGATTGGATACGCAAGAATCCTGATGCTGGAATCATCTCTATCAGCCAAAATGACTGGCATGGATATTGCCAGTGTGCAAAGTGCAAGGCGGTGGACCAGGAAGAAGGCTCGCCATCGGGTTCGCTTATTCGATTCATAAACAAGGTGGCAGAAGATATTGAAAAAGAGTTTCCCAATATGCTAGTTGAAACGCTTGCATACCAGTATACTCGGAAGCCGCCGCTGCACGTGAAGCCGAGAAAAAATGTGGTCGTCCGTCTTTGCTCAATTGAGTGCAATTTCCTTTGTCCATTAGACAGCGACTACAATGCTTCTTTTAGAGATGACGTGCGCAAGTGGGCGGCGATTGCACCGAATCTTTATATTTGGAATTACGTTACTAACTTCGCGGCTTATATACAGCCGCACCCAAATATGCGGTCTCTTGTGCCCGATATTCGCTTTTTCGCCGCGAACAATGCCATTGGCGTTTTCGAACAAGGCAATCCAGGTTGTACAATCGGCGACTTTGATAAACTCCGTGTGTGGGTTATCGCGCATGCGCTTTGGAACCCAGATGCTGATGATAAAGCTCTAGTTAGGGAATTTTTGAATGGTTATTATGGAGCAGCTGGACCATATCTTCGGCGGTATCTTGATTTGATACATAATTCGGCTGAGAATACAGGGATGCACCTAAGTTGCTATAACACAGACCTTAGGTTTCTTCCACTTTCGGTAATGAATGAGGCAATGCGTTTGTTCAACAAGGCACAGGAGGCGGTAAAGAGTGACCCTGTGCTATCAGCCCGAGTCAGGCGGGAGCGACTTGTGCTTGACCATGTATGGCTTATAAGGTATCACGAACTCAAGCAGGAAGCTGTGGCAAACGGCATTCCGTTTGAGGGTCCAGATGACCCCATGAAGCTATGCAGGGAGTTCATTCAATTGGCACGAGAATATGGAAACCGAAATGCCACTGAGGGTCAATCATTTGAATCATATGTTCCTGCGCTTGAGGCGAGGTTCATCACTCCGCCCACACCAGAAGAGCTGACTAACCTCCCATCGGATGACAAAATTGAGTTCCAAGAAAGTGCAATGCAGCTTATTGGCGTAAATGAAGGTTGGGTTCAAGCAGTGAGCGATCCATCTGCGTCGAATGGCTCAGCGGCGAGGATGCCAGGCGGCCATGCTCAATGGGCAACCCAGCTTCACATTACTGATACTTTGGCAAAAAAGCTTCAGGGGGAATGGCGTTGCTATGTCGTGATTCGCTGTGAAACAGGGGATAAGGGCGGCTTATTCCAGTGTGGCATATACGATGCTAACCGCGGACATGTGGCTCTATTTCGACCATTTGCTGCAAAGGTGGATGAGTCTCACTACAAGACCTATTATCTTGGGATTCATGCCCTCCGACCTGGGATGTACCTTTGGGTTTCGTCGCTTGGTGATTTAAATTCTTTGAAGGCAATCTATATTGACCGATTCGTACTAGTGAAAGATGAGCAAAAGTAG